The following proteins come from a genomic window of Nitrospira sp.:
- a CDS encoding Pyrophosphate-energized proton pump, producing the protein MSDSAIVTFAFIAALAGIAYGLYLAMWVFRLDAGNAKMQEIAKAIQEGASAYMNRQYRTVSYVAAGLFLVLAAAGAVSDKFGLITAVGFLVGAGASAIAGYVGMIIAVRANVRTAQAAHNGMNAALTVAFRGGAVTGLLLIGLGLLAITGFYTIAESMAGQEKAIHALLSLGFGGSLISVFARVGGGIYTKAADVGADLVGKVEAGIPEDDPRNPAVIADNVGDNVGDCAGMAADLFETYAVTTVAAMVLAFTMFKGATAPILYPLALGGVTIFATIIGILFVKVSPGGEIMPALYKGLFVAGGIAAVAFLPITFTIMGGVGGVSGFSYYIAALLGLAVTLALVFITDYYTSKSYEPVKYISKASETGHATNIIAGLAVGMQSTAAPVVVIAAAILGSYSVCGGAESGGLYGVAVAAVAMLSMAGIVVAIDAFGPITDNAGGIAEMSHLGKEVRDITDPLDAVGNTTKAVTKGYAIGSAGLAAVVLFAEYSREVAAHNPALSAFDLSNPKVLVGLFLGGMLPFIFGSMCMRAVGEAGGLIVEEVRRQFRTIKGIMEGTGKPEYGTCVDIVTQAAIQKMMIPGLIPVASPLIVGLVLGPQALGGVLVGSIVTGLFVAISMTSGGGAWDNAKKFIEEQGLKGTETHKAAVTGDTVGDPYKDTAGPAVNPMIKVINIVALLIVSLIAR; encoded by the coding sequence GTGAGTGACTCAGCGATTGTAACGTTTGCCTTCATAGCGGCCCTGGCCGGTATTGCCTATGGTCTGTACCTCGCGATGTGGGTGTTCAGGCTCGACGCCGGCAATGCCAAAATGCAGGAAATCGCAAAAGCCATTCAAGAAGGCGCCAGCGCCTACATGAACCGACAGTACAGGACCGTCAGTTATGTGGCAGCCGGCCTGTTCCTCGTTCTGGCGGCTGCTGGAGCCGTGTCGGATAAATTTGGCCTGATCACTGCCGTCGGTTTTTTAGTCGGCGCGGGAGCCTCGGCCATTGCCGGCTACGTGGGCATGATCATTGCGGTCCGCGCCAATGTGCGGACCGCCCAAGCCGCTCATAACGGTATGAATGCTGCGTTGACCGTTGCCTTTCGTGGTGGAGCGGTGACCGGCTTGCTGCTGATCGGTCTTGGACTGCTGGCTATTACCGGATTTTACACTATTGCAGAATCAATGGCCGGACAGGAGAAAGCCATTCACGCATTGCTGAGTCTTGGATTCGGTGGCAGTCTGATTTCCGTCTTTGCGCGCGTCGGTGGCGGCATTTACACGAAGGCTGCCGACGTCGGCGCCGACTTGGTCGGCAAAGTCGAAGCGGGAATTCCAGAGGATGATCCGCGGAATCCAGCGGTTATCGCGGATAACGTGGGTGACAATGTGGGAGATTGTGCCGGCATGGCGGCAGACCTCTTTGAGACCTATGCCGTGACGACTGTGGCGGCAATGGTGCTGGCCTTTACGATGTTCAAGGGAGCGACCGCCCCGATTCTTTATCCGTTAGCGTTGGGTGGAGTGACGATCTTTGCCACGATCATTGGTATCCTTTTTGTGAAGGTGAGTCCGGGTGGTGAGATCATGCCGGCGTTGTATAAGGGGTTGTTCGTGGCCGGCGGGATCGCGGCCGTGGCATTTCTACCGATTACCTTCACGATCATGGGCGGAGTCGGTGGTGTCAGCGGATTCAGTTACTACATCGCGGCGCTACTCGGCTTAGCGGTCACCTTGGCGCTCGTATTCATCACCGACTACTACACGTCGAAGAGCTATGAGCCGGTAAAGTACATTTCGAAAGCGAGCGAAACTGGTCATGCGACGAACATCATCGCCGGTCTGGCGGTGGGTATGCAGTCGACGGCGGCTCCCGTGGTAGTGATTGCCGCGGCGATTCTCGGCAGCTACTCGGTGTGCGGCGGCGCAGAGTCAGGCGGGTTGTACGGTGTGGCGGTAGCGGCAGTGGCCATGCTCTCGATGGCCGGCATCGTCGTCGCGATCGATGCCTTTGGTCCTATTACGGACAATGCCGGCGGCATCGCCGAAATGTCGCATTTGGGGAAGGAAGTCCGAGACATCACGGACCCGCTGGATGCCGTCGGCAATACAACCAAGGCAGTGACAAAAGGCTATGCGATCGGGTCCGCTGGTCTAGCAGCGGTGGTGCTCTTTGCCGAATACTCGCGAGAGGTCGCAGCGCACAATCCGGCACTGTCTGCATTCGATCTTTCCAATCCGAAAGTCTTGGTGGGGCTGTTCCTGGGCGGCATGTTGCCGTTCATCTTTGGATCAATGTGTATGAGGGCCGTCGGTGAGGCGGGAGGGCTGATCGTAGAAGAAGTGCGTCGGCAGTTCAGAACGATCAAGGGCATCATGGAAGGCACGGGCAAGCCCGAGTACGGCACGTGTGTCGACATCGTGACCCAAGCGGCAATTCAAAAGATGATGATTCCCGGTTTGATTCCGGTGGCGTCACCGCTCATCGTCGGGTTGGTGCTTGGGCCACAAGCGCTCGGCGGCGTATTGGTCGGCAGCATCGTCACGGGATTGTTTGTTGCGATTTCCATGACAAGCGGCGGCGGTGCGTGGGACAACGCCAAAAAATTCATCGAAGAGCAGGGCTTGAAGGGCACCGAAACGCACAAGGCGGCGGTGACCGGCGATACAGTCGGCGATCCCTATAAGGATACGGCAGGACCGGCCGTAAACCCGATGATCAAGGTCATCAATATCGTCGCATTACTCATCGTATCGTTGATTGCGCGCTGA
- a CDS encoding Prokaryotic ubiquitin-like protein Pup, with amino-acid sequence MEKQERKQEPRREPQGKEEVKANPKVVEAGKKIKEDIDKLVDEIDDVLEKNAEEFVKNYVQKGGE; translated from the coding sequence ATGGAAAAGCAGGAACGGAAACAAGAGCCGCGACGAGAACCGCAGGGCAAGGAAGAGGTCAAGGCGAATCCAAAAGTTGTCGAAGCCGGCAAAAAGATCAAAGAGGATATCGATAAGTTGGTCGATGAAATCGATGATGTCCTTGAAAAAAATGCTGAAGAGTTTGTGAAGAACTACGTTCAGAAAGGAGGAGAATAA
- a CDS encoding Single-stranded-DNA-specific exonuclease RecJ yields MRSKLWVIRQVDPVQRGFLSQALSISSATASLLLNRGVTDVNQATAWMSPLRTHDPFLIPDMESAVDRLFQAMQRREIVCFYGDYDVDGMSATSIYLSFFRGLGAEVRAYVPHRLREGYGLNENAVRTLATEGVSLLVTSDCGTTSHREISLANQLGIDVVVTDHHQSDKEMPPALAVMNPHRPEARYPFHGLCSGGLAYKVAQAYDRKYGAGSVPLESLLDLVALATIADVVPLQDENRLFVREGLVQISRGARCGIRALKHVAGISRECTADTIAFKLGPRLNAAGRLDEAIKGVRLLTTESEGEAKELAEDLEQLNRARRDLEAEILQEALAQVEAREWPGGIVLYARGWHLGVVGIVAARIMERFHRPTVVIAVNEQGIGKGSARTVPGFDLYQALTACRDLLMAFGGHPSAAGMTIREERLPEFSERFSDIGETWIQTTHSVPQLYVDSEVRLNEVTLQLIREIGTLHPFGAGNPEPTFAVKGLDVLNARIVGEKHLKMTVRQGGSLPFDGIGFGMKSLEEHGLSLKTPIDVAFTPELNHWNGYDRIQLRIRDIRAAGRES; encoded by the coding sequence ATGAGGTCTAAGCTCTGGGTCATTCGCCAGGTCGATCCAGTCCAACGAGGGTTCTTATCACAGGCCCTATCCATCTCATCGGCTACCGCCTCGTTGTTGCTCAACCGAGGCGTCACGGACGTCAACCAGGCGACAGCCTGGATGTCCCCTCTTCGAACTCATGATCCTTTCTTGATTCCCGATATGGAATCGGCTGTTGATCGTCTGTTTCAAGCCATGCAACGGCGCGAGATCGTATGTTTTTATGGCGATTACGACGTTGACGGCATGTCCGCCACGAGTATTTATCTTTCCTTTTTCCGTGGGCTCGGTGCCGAAGTTCGAGCCTATGTTCCGCATCGTCTGCGTGAAGGATATGGACTCAATGAGAACGCTGTTCGGACCTTGGCGACGGAGGGCGTCTCTTTATTGGTGACGTCAGATTGCGGGACCACGTCGCATCGTGAAATTAGCCTTGCCAATCAATTGGGAATTGATGTGGTGGTGACCGATCACCATCAAAGCGACAAGGAAATGCCGCCCGCTTTGGCGGTGATGAATCCGCATCGGCCGGAAGCTCGGTATCCCTTTCACGGGCTTTGTTCCGGTGGTCTGGCGTACAAGGTTGCCCAGGCCTATGACAGGAAGTATGGAGCCGGTTCGGTGCCTCTGGAGTCGCTCTTGGATTTGGTGGCGCTTGCCACAATTGCGGATGTGGTTCCGCTACAAGATGAAAATCGACTATTTGTAAGAGAAGGTCTCGTTCAAATTTCACGAGGCGCACGGTGCGGCATACGAGCCTTGAAGCATGTCGCCGGTATTAGTCGTGAGTGTACGGCAGACACCATCGCATTTAAACTCGGTCCCCGACTCAATGCCGCGGGTCGATTGGATGAGGCCATCAAAGGGGTCAGGCTTCTGACGACGGAGTCTGAAGGGGAAGCCAAAGAGTTGGCTGAAGATTTGGAGCAGTTGAATCGAGCCCGCCGTGACCTCGAGGCCGAAATCCTACAGGAGGCGCTGGCCCAGGTGGAAGCACGGGAGTGGCCGGGCGGCATCGTACTGTATGCCCGAGGATGGCATCTCGGGGTCGTCGGTATCGTGGCCGCCCGTATCATGGAACGGTTTCATCGTCCGACGGTCGTCATCGCTGTAAATGAACAGGGTATCGGAAAAGGGTCTGCCCGGACCGTGCCGGGATTCGACTTATATCAGGCCTTAACGGCCTGTCGAGACCTGCTCATGGCGTTCGGCGGCCATCCCAGCGCAGCCGGAATGACGATTCGTGAGGAGCGGTTGCCGGAATTTTCGGAGCGATTTTCCGACATCGGCGAGACATGGATCCAAACCACTCACAGTGTCCCCCAGCTGTATGTGGATTCAGAAGTTCGACTGAACGAAGTCACGTTGCAGCTGATTCGGGAGATCGGGACGTTGCATCCATTCGGGGCCGGCAATCCGGAGCCGACGTTCGCCGTCAAGGGTCTGGATGTCCTCAACGCACGAATAGTCGGAGAGAAGCATTTGAAGATGACGGTCCGCCAGGGAGGGTCGTTACCGTTTGATGGCATTGGGTTCGGGATGAAATCGTTGGAGGAGCATGGGTTGTCTCTCAAGACGCCGATCGACGTCGCGTTTACGCCGGAACTGAATCATTGGAACGGCTATGATCGGATTCAACTGCGCATCCGAGATATAAGGGCGGCAGGCCGTGAGTCATAG
- a CDS encoding guanosine-3',5'-bis(diphosphate) 3'-pyrophosphohydrolase (GTP pyrophosphokinase/(p)ppGpp synthetase II), which translates to MYETVTSIDQLLDRLRDYQPDADLGVVRKAYEFSARAHEGQVRRSGEPYVKHPVAVAGVLTSLKTDVTAVVAGLLHDTLEDTVATADELQHEFGKEVVHLVDGVTKIGKITFKSSEEKQAENFRKMVLSMADDIRVVIIKLADRLHNMRTLEHLGEKRRQEIAQETLEIYAPLANRIGIGWVKNELEDLCLKHLKPDVYETLRVCVAKRDEDRQQYIQEVQALVETALKENGLVGAVYGRPKHLYGIYQKMKKQSISFEEVYDLTALRIITDSKMNCYALLGVIHSLWRPLPGRFKDYIAIPKSNLYQSLHTTVVGPKGEHVEFQIRTEEMHRVAEYGIAAHWKYKEQGKVHDKDSKAFGWLRQFIEWQKDLPDNRQFMDSVKLELFHDVVYVFTPKGTVKELPKGATPIDFAYAIHTEIGDHCVGAKVNGKIVPLKHEVTSGDTIEILTSPNQTPHKDWLKFVRTSRAKTKIKHWIKAEEQKRSLEIGWRLLETEVRRHGMAPSQVLKSDALLEMAKQEGYATIDELAAAVGFGHLATAQLIGRLMAPISTGVPTQLQPASAPKAVSARGEEPGVQVKGGRDLLMQLSRCCNPVPGDKILGYITRGRGLTIHSLDCPNLEALDYDRERLVEVEWDTATPSQHAVKIAVIAEDKTGVLANVSSAIAECKANISRAEIITREDRKAELDFVVEIADTAHLNRVLKTIERVGGVITARRVRSWQERS; encoded by the coding sequence ATGTACGAAACCGTGACCAGTATCGACCAATTGTTGGATCGGTTGCGAGACTATCAGCCTGACGCTGATCTCGGCGTGGTACGGAAGGCGTATGAATTTTCCGCGAGGGCGCATGAAGGACAAGTGCGTCGATCCGGGGAGCCTTATGTGAAGCACCCTGTGGCGGTGGCTGGAGTGTTGACGTCTTTGAAAACCGACGTCACTGCGGTTGTGGCCGGGCTTTTACACGATACGCTGGAAGATACGGTGGCGACGGCCGATGAGCTTCAGCATGAATTCGGGAAGGAAGTCGTTCATCTTGTCGACGGGGTGACAAAGATCGGCAAGATCACCTTTAAGAGTTCAGAAGAAAAACAGGCAGAAAATTTCCGCAAGATGGTGCTCTCGATGGCGGACGACATTCGCGTCGTGATCATCAAACTGGCCGATCGGCTCCACAACATGCGGACCCTTGAACATCTCGGCGAGAAAAGACGTCAAGAAATCGCACAAGAGACGTTGGAAATCTATGCGCCTTTGGCGAATCGCATCGGAATCGGCTGGGTGAAGAACGAACTGGAGGATTTGTGTCTGAAGCATCTCAAACCGGATGTCTATGAAACCCTGCGGGTGTGCGTGGCGAAGCGTGATGAAGATCGTCAGCAGTATATCCAAGAGGTGCAAGCGCTCGTCGAGACGGCTCTGAAAGAGAATGGGCTTGTCGGAGCAGTGTACGGAAGACCGAAACATCTCTACGGTATCTATCAAAAAATGAAGAAGCAATCGATCTCCTTCGAGGAGGTGTATGATCTCACCGCCTTGCGGATCATTACCGATTCGAAGATGAACTGCTACGCGCTGTTGGGTGTCATCCATTCGTTGTGGCGACCGCTGCCGGGCCGTTTCAAGGATTACATCGCGATCCCCAAATCGAACCTCTATCAATCCCTCCATACGACCGTGGTCGGGCCGAAGGGCGAGCATGTGGAGTTTCAGATCCGCACGGAAGAAATGCATCGCGTGGCCGAGTATGGGATCGCCGCGCATTGGAAGTATAAAGAACAAGGGAAGGTGCATGATAAAGACAGTAAAGCCTTCGGATGGCTGAGGCAGTTCATTGAATGGCAAAAGGATCTGCCTGACAATCGTCAATTCATGGATTCCGTAAAACTCGAGTTGTTCCACGACGTGGTCTATGTATTTACGCCAAAGGGAACCGTCAAAGAACTGCCTAAAGGAGCCACGCCGATAGACTTTGCCTATGCGATTCACACGGAAATCGGCGACCACTGTGTCGGGGCGAAGGTCAACGGCAAGATCGTTCCGCTCAAACATGAAGTGACGAGCGGCGACACCATCGAAATTCTGACATCTCCGAATCAGACTCCGCATAAGGATTGGCTCAAGTTCGTCCGCACGTCCCGGGCGAAGACCAAGATTAAACATTGGATCAAGGCTGAGGAGCAGAAACGAAGCTTGGAAATCGGATGGCGTTTGCTCGAAACAGAGGTTCGTCGCCATGGCATGGCTCCGTCCCAGGTTCTCAAGTCGGATGCGCTGCTCGAAATGGCCAAGCAAGAAGGCTATGCAACGATCGATGAACTCGCGGCGGCCGTGGGATTCGGTCACCTTGCAACGGCGCAACTCATCGGACGGTTAATGGCTCCCATCTCAACCGGTGTTCCGACTCAACTCCAGCCTGCGAGTGCTCCCAAAGCCGTCAGCGCGAGAGGAGAGGAGCCGGGCGTCCAAGTGAAAGGGGGACGCGATCTGTTGATGCAACTGTCGCGATGCTGTAACCCGGTTCCCGGCGACAAGATCTTGGGATACATCACGCGGGGACGGGGCCTCACGATCCATTCACTCGATTGCCCCAACCTGGAAGCGTTGGATTATGATCGAGAACGTTTGGTGGAAGTTGAGTGGGATACGGCTACGCCGAGTCAGCATGCGGTTAAAATAGCCGTCATCGCGGAGGATAAGACGGGAGTGTTGGCGAACGTTTCCTCGGCTATCGCCGAATGCAAAGCGAATATCAGCCGTGCCGAAATCATCACGCGGGAAGATCGCAAAGCGGAGCTCGATTTTGTCGTCGAAATTGCCGATACGGCTCATCTGAATCGCGTGCTGAAAACGATTGAACGGGTCGGCGGCGTCATTACGGCACGGCGGGTACGGTCCTGGCAGGAACGATCATGA
- a CDS encoding flavodoxin/nitric oxide synthase — protein sequence MLPYFTKTHASSESRHLLAIALTLVLFCTGCMSWSWADESSPAIKILVTYHSLSGNTERMAEAVVAGAKSVSGTQIVLKRVGQVTAEDLFSADAVVVGSPVYWSNMSGEVKAFFDNWQFKFGVFPEFKMKNKIGAAFTTGGQISSGKEMTMLTILAAMLGNQMIVVSGGGAFGASATTEGESPGIDDKELAEAEALGRRVADVAKLIKIGSPR from the coding sequence GTGTTGCCCTACTTCACGAAGACTCACGCCTCCAGTGAATCACGACATCTCTTAGCCATTGCATTGACGTTGGTCCTCTTCTGCACCGGCTGCATGTCTTGGTCTTGGGCGGATGAATCCTCGCCCGCGATCAAGATCCTCGTGACCTATCATTCGCTCTCGGGAAATACCGAGCGCATGGCAGAAGCGGTGGTGGCTGGAGCAAAGTCGGTCTCTGGTACTCAGATTGTTTTGAAGCGTGTCGGACAAGTGACCGCGGAAGATTTGTTTTCCGCCGATGCGGTTGTGGTCGGTTCTCCTGTTTATTGGTCCAATATGTCCGGAGAGGTGAAGGCTTTCTTCGACAATTGGCAGTTCAAATTCGGGGTCTTTCCCGAATTCAAGATGAAAAATAAGATAGGGGCTGCCTTTACCACGGGAGGGCAAATATCAAGCGGGAAAGAGATGACGATGTTGACCATCCTCGCCGCGATGCTGGGAAATCAGATGATTGTGGTGAGCGGCGGGGGAGCCTTTGGAGCGTCGGCCACAACCGAAGGAGAGAGCCCGGGAATCGATGACAAAGAACTCGCCGAAGCAGAAGCCTTAGGCCGACGCGTCGCCGATGTGGCGAAGCTCATCAAAATTGGTTCTCCACGTTGA
- a CDS encoding Oligoendopeptidase F-like protein — protein MIAKRPVRHRTSSPVASDRWDLTHLVKNPLNDLERHLKALDTRAVQVESARPRLQATMMSTDFRSILALTESIGEDSARLGAFAYLWFSEDTKNTRARSFKSQVEERLTAIHNRLLFLDLWWQGVDNENAARLMADAGDLRYYLETIRRYTPHTLSESEEKIINVKNVTGRSAVNTLYDVVTNGLTFTMKIGGKARTMNREELMSHVRNPKASIREAAYRELYLVFSAQRDLLGEMYRTLVNDWKAENVGLRRFASPIATRNIGNDVPDQAVDVLLATCAKNAEIFQTYFKLKAKICKISPMNRYHIYAPHRADTKKFTYADAVTMVLGAYRGFSPQLADLAEQVLRERHVDGPTRPGKLGGAYCYSVVPGLTPYVMLNFTGEARDIATMAHELGHAVHGMMAKDHSVFTFHSTLPLAETASVFGERILSDTLMSNERNKAVRQGVLVSQLDDIYATVLRQAYFIRFEQTAHQMIAEGATGEELARVYLSELRQQFGKTVRVPDEFQWEWLMIPHLFASPFYCYAYSFGNLLVLALYRMYKEQGASFVPQYLDLLATGGSQSPQDILSKLGVNMTSPAFWQSGFDTIKDMVQQLEATLS, from the coding sequence ATGATCGCGAAACGTCCGGTTCGGCACAGGACTTCATCCCCGGTGGCGTCTGACCGGTGGGATCTCACCCATCTCGTCAAGAATCCCCTGAATGACTTGGAGCGGCATTTGAAAGCGCTTGATACACGAGCCGTACAGGTTGAGTCGGCTCGTCCTCGACTCCAGGCAACAATGATGAGCACTGATTTCCGATCGATCCTGGCACTCACCGAATCGATCGGAGAAGATTCCGCTCGGCTTGGCGCATTCGCCTACCTCTGGTTTTCGGAAGATACTAAAAACACCAGAGCACGCTCGTTTAAATCGCAGGTGGAGGAGCGGCTCACCGCTATCCATAATCGCCTGCTCTTTCTCGACCTCTGGTGGCAGGGGGTAGATAACGAAAATGCGGCAAGGCTAATGGCCGACGCCGGCGACCTTCGATACTACCTGGAGACCATCAGACGTTACACACCTCATACACTGTCGGAATCGGAAGAGAAGATCATCAATGTCAAGAATGTGACCGGCCGGAGCGCCGTCAACACACTCTATGACGTCGTGACCAACGGACTGACATTCACGATGAAGATCGGCGGGAAGGCACGGACGATGAACCGCGAAGAACTCATGAGCCATGTGCGGAATCCAAAGGCGTCCATCCGCGAGGCTGCCTACAGAGAACTCTATCTCGTGTTTTCAGCCCAACGTGACCTACTCGGAGAGATGTATCGGACACTCGTGAACGACTGGAAGGCTGAGAACGTCGGACTCCGGAGGTTTGCCTCCCCCATCGCAACCCGCAACATCGGCAACGATGTGCCGGACCAAGCCGTCGATGTGCTGTTGGCGACCTGCGCCAAGAATGCCGAGATCTTCCAGACGTACTTCAAACTGAAGGCGAAGATCTGCAAAATTTCCCCCATGAATCGGTATCATATTTACGCTCCCCATCGGGCGGACACCAAGAAATTTACGTATGCCGATGCCGTCACCATGGTGCTCGGCGCCTATCGAGGATTTTCTCCCCAGCTTGCAGATCTGGCCGAACAAGTGTTGAGAGAACGGCACGTCGATGGGCCGACACGTCCAGGCAAACTGGGCGGCGCCTATTGCTACAGCGTGGTACCAGGTCTGACGCCTTACGTGATGTTGAACTTCACCGGAGAAGCCCGAGACATCGCCACCATGGCTCATGAACTCGGCCATGCCGTCCATGGAATGATGGCAAAAGACCATTCGGTCTTTACCTTCCATTCAACCCTTCCATTGGCGGAGACGGCTTCCGTCTTCGGCGAACGTATTCTCTCTGACACTCTCATGTCGAACGAGCGCAACAAGGCCGTTCGACAAGGCGTGCTCGTCAGTCAACTGGATGACATCTATGCAACCGTGCTACGGCAAGCCTATTTCATTCGCTTCGAGCAGACAGCGCATCAGATGATAGCGGAAGGAGCCACAGGAGAGGAACTGGCGCGAGTCTATCTCTCAGAACTGAGGCAGCAATTCGGCAAGACCGTACGAGTCCCGGACGAGTTTCAATGGGAATGGCTCATGATTCCCCATCTCTTTGCCAGTCCGTTCTACTGCTACGCCTATAGCTTCGGCAATCTACTCGTATTGGCCTTATACAGAATGTACAAGGAGCAAGGGGCCTCATTTGTCCCACAATATCTGGACTTACTTGCCACCGGCGGATCTCAATCACCCCAGGATATCCTCAGCAAATTGGGCGTAAATATGACATCCCCAGCCTTTTGGCAGTCGGGATTCGATACCATTAAGGACATGGTACAGCAACTTGAAGCGACTCTCTCGTAG